AGATCTCCCAGGCCTGGTGTTGTTGCACGCCGTAAGTCTCTTTTTCCTCCGGATGCCATCCGATCGCCGTGGGGTAGAACAAGATCTCGGCGCCGCGGAGCGCGGTCAGCCGCGCGGCCTCGGGGTACCACTGATCCCAGCAGACCAAGACACCGAGGCGGCAGCGCGAGGTACGGAAGGCGAGAAAGCCCAGATCCCCCGGTGTAAAGTAAAATTTTTCAAAATAACGCGGATCGTCGGGAATATGCATTTTCCGGTAGGTTCCAAGGACCCCGCGGTCCGCATCGATCACGGCCGCGGTGTTGTGGTAGAGACCGGGCGCGCGGCGCTCGAAAAGGCTCACGATCACGACGATCTCGAGTTCCTTTGCCAGCGCCGAGAACGCTTCGGTCGAGAGGCCCGGCACCGGTTCGGCCAAAGCGAAGAATCGGTGCTCCTCGGTCTGGCAGAAATAGCGGGAACGGTATAACTCCGGCAGACAGACGATATCGGCGCCTTGCCCGGCCGCTTGGCGCGTCATCGCCAAAGCCTTGGAAAGGTTGGCGCTCGGATCTTCACCGCAGCGCATCTGGATGAGACCGAGATTGAGGGTCTTGATGGGATGCACCGGAGGCTTATCTGGATCGATGATCAGTCCACTGGCTTGTAATAAGTGCT
This window of the Pseudomonadota bacterium genome carries:
- a CDS encoding carbon-nitrogen hydrolase, with amino-acid sequence MRCGEDPSANLSKALAMTRQAAGQGADIVCLPELYRSRYFCQTEEHRFFALAEPVPGLSTEAFSALAKELEIVVIVSLFERRAPGLYHNTAAVIDADRGVLGTYRKMHIPDDPRYFEKFYFTPGDLGFLAFRTSRCRLGVLVCWDQWYPEAARLTALRGAEILFYPTAIGWHPEEKETYGVQQHQAWEISQRAHAIANGCYVAAVNRTGFEPTPGASAAHGIDFWGQSFVCAPSGAVLARAPAAEENILVTPIDLGQTEQARIHWPFLRDRRIDAYGDLSRRFIDP